Proteins from a genomic interval of Rosa chinensis cultivar Old Blush chromosome 2, RchiOBHm-V2, whole genome shotgun sequence:
- the LOC112188243 gene encoding 7-deoxyloganetin glucosyltransferase, whose translation MSFKEVAKRPHAVCIPMPFQSHIKAMLKLAKLLHHRGLHITFVNTLFNHKRFLQSLGPNSLDGLPDFRFETIPDGLPSSDECVNQDVYLLCGAVRKNFLAPFQDLLKKLNETAITSHSTNPPVTRIIADGWNPFVFRAAETNRIPVTLFFPVAASSFMGFAQYPALMEKGLAPLKDESCFTNGYLDKVIDWIPGLKDIRLRDLPTNFQVTNPDDGFWNHCLEAIEGVQKAEAVVLHTYDALEHHVLESLSSTLHPHVHAIGPLQLLLNQIPEHPLNPMGYSLWKEETECLQWLNSKAPNSVVYVNFGSLTIMTSNNLVEFAWGLANTKLPFFWVIRPDSVAGESAILPPEFVAETKQRGLIASWCPQEQVLNHPAVGGFLTHSGWNSMIESVTAGVPMLCWPVCSDQQTNTWSACNEWGIGIEIISNEVKRDEIEKLVKQVMEGEKGKQMRNKVMEWKLLAEEATTPHGSSSINLDNLVNQMLL comes from the exons ATGAGTTTCAAGGAAGTAGCTAAAAGGCCTCATGCAGTATGCATTCCAATGCCGTTTCAAAGCCATATAAAGGCAATGCTCAAACTAGCAAAACTCCTCCACCACAGAGGTCTTCATATAACCTTTGTCAACACACTGTTCAACCATAAACGCTTTCTTCAATCTCTAGGACCTAACTCCCTTGATGGCTTGCCTGATTTTCGGTTCGAAACCATTCCAGATGGCCTTCCAAGTTCAGATGAATGTGTGAATCAAGACGTCTATTTGCTTTGTGGTGCTGTCAGGAAAAATTTCTTAGCTCCGTTTCAAGACCTCCTCAAGAAACTCAATGAAACTGCAATTACTTCCCACAGTACTAATCCTCCGGTGACTCGGATAATAGCAGACGGTTGGAATCCCTTTGTCTTCAGAGCAGCAGaaacaaatcgaatccctgtTACACTCTTCTTTCCTGTTGCTGCAAGCAGCTTCATGGGATTTGCACAATATCCCGCTTTGATGGAAAAAGGATTAGCACCACTCAAAG ACGAGAGCTGTTTCACAAACGGGTATTTGGACAAGGTCATAGATTGGATTCCAGGACTGAAAGATATCCGATTAAGGGATCTCCCGACCAACTTTCAAGTCACAAATCCTGATGACGGCTTCTGGAACCACTGCTTGGAAGCAATTGAAGGAGTTCAAAAAGCTGAAGCTGTTGTTCTTCATACTTATGATGCATTGGAGCATCATGTTTTGGAATCTCTCTCGTCTACGCTTCATCCACATGTTCATGCCATTGGCCCTCTCCAATTACTCCTTAATCAGATACCAGAACACCCTTTGAACCCTATGGGTTACAGTCTATGGAAAGAAGAAACCGAGTGCCTCCAATGGCTCAACTCCAAAGCGCCAAATTCAGTTGTTTATGTGAACTTCGGCAGTTTAACGATCATGACATCGAACAATCTTGTAGAGTTTGCTTGGGGACTTGCAAATACCAAGCTTCCCTTCTTTTGGGTAATTAGACCTGATTCAGTTGCTGGTGAATCGGCTATTTTGCCACCAGAGTTTGTGGCTGAAACCAAACAAAGAGGTCTAATAGCAAGTTGGTGCCCACAAGAGCAAGTGCTTAACCACCCAGCAGTTGGAGGGTTTTTAACACACAGCGGTTGGAATTCAATGATTGAGAGTGTGACTGCAGGAGTGCCTATGTTGTGCTGGCCAGTCTGCTCAGACCAACAAACAAATACCTGGTCTGCTTGCAATGAATGGGGAATTGGCATTGAGATCATCAGTAATGAAGTGAAGAGAGACGAAATAGAGAAGCTTGTTAAACAGGTGATGGAGGGAGAGAAGGGTAAACAAATGAGAAATAAGGTGATGGAGTGGAAGCTACTTGCAGAAGAAGCAACCACTCCACATGGTTCTTCATCCATAAACTTGGATAATTTAGTGAATCAAATGTTACTATGA